The stretch of DNA CGATTTCAGGCATCGATAACTCTGGAACAACAACCCCTGAGTAAGTAAGTGCTAATCCAACTAATAATCCGATATATGAATAAGCGTCAATTGTTGAACGAGTATAGCTAAATAATAATATACCTAAACTTTGTGCCGCAATAACGTAAAAAAAGGCAACAACTAGCATCGCGAAGGGATTACCAGATACATGAGCTTGAGAGAAAAAGACGAGTAATGCGATCTCGAAAATTAGTAACATTGTATACCACAATGTATATGGCGCTAATTTACCTAATACAAATGGATAATTTGGCCTCGTCCGCCGAGGTAACTTACCTAAAATGTGAATAGTCATCGTCACAACAAAAAGTTGTAGTAAATGCACCGTAGCTGAGAATTGCTGGAAATACATAGAATTACCGCTGGCGTTAAACAATCCATCATAATTGAACGTCACATTAGCCAACTTAGGCATTGATAACCCCATTTTTGTTACAAGGGTCCCGCGGTACTGGCTGTTTAGTTCTGCAATAAGTCCTGAATAATCCATCACTGAATATAATCCAGCACTGTAATATAAGGCATTGTAGTACAAAATAGGGGTCGGCTGTTTACCAGACAAGACATCTGCTTCAAAACTAGCGGGTATATATAATAGTGCATAAATTTTAGCTTGCGCTAAACTTTTTTCAGCATCATTTAGTGAGTCACCGTAATCGATTAGCTGAGCATGAGCTCCTGCATCAAGATCTCGAATAATTTCCCTTGATAAAACACTTTTATCTTGGTCAATATAGCCGACCGGTAAATCATATAATACGCCACTAGAATAAATGCTACTAATCAAGGTAAATACCATTAATGGCATCATCCATAATAACCAATGGAAAGTAAAGCGTCTGAAGATAAAAGGCATTTCATCATTAAATGCTGCCTTAAAACGCTTGAAAAACTGAATGACTACTGCTCTAACTTCCATAAAACACTCATGCCCGCGCGAAGATCCTTAACTGGCTCTATAGGGTAGAGTCTAATTTCGAATGTTCTTAAATCAAAATCGCCAGTTGCCCTTGTCGCTCTTTTCGTAGAATAGTCTCCCATAGGGGCTATATAACGAACTTCAGCTTCAATTTTTTTATCACCAAGCGCTGGAACTTCTAATAAAACATGATCATTTTTATGAATGTTGACCAAAATATTTTCACGTATATTAAAAACAAAATAGGCTTGAGATTGCCGGATAACGGTAATCAAAGGACTTGTTGCATTAAACAGTTCACCAACTTCAGCAGGAATAGAGCCCACTTCACCATCAACGGGTGATTTAAGTAGTAGATCATCATATTGGATCGTAAGCTGTTTTAAATTCTCTTCAGTTTGCTGTAGTTGAGCTTCATAAATTTGTCGTTGCTCTGCGCGATCACCATGTAAGGCTTGATCCAAAGTAGCTTGTGCAGATTGTACTTGTTGATAAGCTGCATCTCGTGATTTTAAAGCACTATCTAAAACAGACTGAGATATATAACCTTTACCTGAAATAGTTTTATTACGATTATACTCTTTTGAGGCATTTTCATAAGTCACTTTTGCCTGAGCAAGTAAGGCTTCGTAGTAGCGAATACTCTCTTCTCGAGTTCCATGCTCAGATTGTTCAAGTTGAGCCTTAGCTTGGTCTCTTGACGCTTCTGCAGCCTTGACTTGAGCTAATAGCTCTGGACTGTCTAAGGTAATTAAAAGGTCACCAATCTTAACATTATCACCTCGACTAACATTAATAACCGTGACTCTTCCCTTAGCTTTAGATGATACGCTAACGTTAGGAGCATCAACCTCACCTTGTAATACCAGTTGGCTATTATGCGAACGAATTAAAATTGTCATTGAAATCGTAACAACAATAAGCAAAACTACAGCAAATATCTTTTTATTCATAATAAATTAATGAGAGTTGAATCAAACCAGATAAGGATAATATTTGGATCAAACGGGTGAATGATATTACGTATTATACCACTAAAATGGGGCAAATCTTACACAATTAACAATTAAATTACTATACCAATTGTGCGCTATTTTAAAGTAGATAACCTGTTAAGATTATCTAATAATAGTAGATTAAATCATACCACGTGTACATTAAATACTCACCGGATAATACTATTATCCACACTATAGAAAATCATTAGGATAAATTAGAACATCAAAGTATCGTTAATAAATCAAAGAGTCTACTTGCATAAAAAAACCGGATAATAATCCGGTTTTATAAAAAACTAAATTAAAAACCACTTAACTTTTTTCTACCTGACTAAAATCAAGCTCGACAGGTGTTGCTCGACCAAAAATTGATACAGATACTTTTAAGCGACTTTTTTCATAATCAACTTCTTCTACAACACCGTTAAAGTCAGCAAATGGACCTTCGTTAACACGAACCAATTCACCTGGTTCAAATAATGTTTTAGGGCGCGGCTTATCACCAACTTGTTGTAAACGATTCATTATCGCATCAACTTCTTTTTGTGAAATTGGTGCAGGTCTATCAGATGTTCCACCAATAAATCCCATCGTTCTAGGTACGCTTCGAACTAAATGCCAGGTAGCATCATTCATTAGCATTTCAACTAACACATAGCCAGGAAAGAATTTCCTTTCGCTTTTGCGTCGTTGTCCACCTTTCATTTCTACCACTTCTTCCGTTGGTACTAAAACATCACCAAACGAATCTTCCATGTTATGTAATTTAATATATTCGCGTAATGATTGTGCAACACGCGCTTCATAGCCCGAGTAAGCCTGAATTACATACCAACGCTTTTTCTGTGTTTCACTCATACTAATGTCCTAACACCGTTAATTTTGATATTGCCCAAAAAAAGAATGTGTCTAATCCCCATAAACAAAGACCGACAACAATCGTTATTACAGCAATTAGTAATGTAGTTTGTATTGCTTCTTTTCTTGTTGGCCACACAACTTTACGAAGTTCCATACGAGACTCTTTAGCAAAGCTGATAAGACTTTTACCTTTTTGCGTGGTTATTGCAAGTAATAATGCTAAAACAGCAACAAGGATAACGCCAATAATTCTTACAACAACATTAGGTTGGTAGACAGAATTTGGCCCAGCAAAATAAAAATTACCCCATATAACAAAAACTACCAGTATAAAAACGAAAAGCCACTTAATTTTATCAAGCGCTTTGCTTGTTCCATGATTATCACTAACAGTACTCATATAAAACCCATTATTTATTTTCATCTTATAATCTATTTTATAAAATGCTCGATTAAAAAACTAAAGCATTTTACCAAATAGACTATCAGTATTAAAACTATTCGACAAGATAAGAAAGGGTATCTTAAGACACCCCTTCAAATTTATCATTTATTGAACTAAATTACTTAATAACCTTAGCAACCACACCCGCACCAACAGTACGTCCACCTTCACGGATAGCAAAACGTAAACCGTCATCCATCGCGATTGGGTGAATTAATGATACTACCATCTTGATGTTATCGCCTGGCATTACCATCTCTACGCCTTCTGGTAAAGTGATTGTTCCTGTTACGTCAGTTGTACGGAAGTAGAACTGTGGACGGTAACCTTTGAAGAATGGAGTATGACGTCCGCCTTCTTCTTTACTTAAGATATACACTTCTGATTCAAAATCAGTATGTGGCTTAATTGTTCCCGGTTTCGCTAGTACTTGACCACGTTCGATATCTTCACGTTTAGTTCCACGTAATAACACACCTACGTTCTCACCTGCACGACCTTCGTCAAGCAATTTACGGAACATTTCAACACCAGTACACGTCGTTTTTACTGTCGCTTTGATACCAACAATTTCAACTTCTTCACCAACTTTTACAATACCACGCTCTACACGGCCTGTTACTACTGTACCACGACCTGAGATTGAGAATACATCTTCAATTGGTAATAAGAAAGGTTTATCAATGTCACGCTCTGGCTCTGGAATGTAAGAGTCTAAGTAACCTGCTAATTCAATGATTTTTTCTTCCCACTCTGGCACGCCATTTAACGCTTGTAGCGCTGAACCACGTACTACTGGTGTATCATCACCTGGGAAATCGTATTGAGATAGAAGTTCACGCACTTCCATTTCGACTAATTCTAATAACTCTTCATCATCAACCATATCACATTTGTTTAAGAATACGATGATGAAAGGTACACCTACTTGACGACCTAATAGAATGTGTTCACGCGTTTGTGGCATTGGGCCATCTGTCGCGGCTACTACTAAAATTGCACCATCCATTTGTGCCGCACCTGTGATCATGTTTTTAACATAGTCAGCATGGCCTGGGCAGTCTACGTGTGCGTAGTGGCGAGTTGGTGTATCATATTCTACGTGTGAAGTATTGATAGTAATACCACGTGCTTTTTCTTCCGGTGCATTATCGATTTGATCGAATGCACGTGCGCTACCGCCGTATTTTTTTGCTAATACTGTTGTGATAGCCGCTGTTAAAGTTGTTTTACCATGGTCAACGTGGCCGATTGTTCCTACGTTAACGTGGGGTTTTTTACGTTCAAATTTTTCTTTAGACATTGATTGTCCCTCTAATGTAATACAAATCGGTGTCAAAACACCACATTAACCTAGTATTATATGCTTTTTGAGATAATTATAAACCCATGCAATGTAAATAATACTGACTTTAAAAATCAGCTCTGAATGATATCAGATAAATACACCTTGTTACAAGTTTTATAGTCAGGAACTAACTAAATATTTTGTTTTAATCACGCTAAAACCAAAGTAATTATTTGCACTGAAAGATTAAAATTTAATATGAATATTGAGAATGGTGCTGATAGGCAGATTCGAACTGCCGACCTCACCCTTACCAAGGGTGTGCTCTACCAACTGAGCTATATCAGCATTGGAGCGGGCAGCGGGAATCGAACCCGCATCATCAGCTTGGAAGGCTGAGGTAATAGCCATTATACGATGCCCGCATGTTCAAAACTTTCAGCTTACTAAATGATTTTAAAAATTAGGTTTATCAATTTTATATTTACACTTAGTTAGGCCAAGATAAAATAGAACTGGCTATTTAAATTCTATTTTATTTAAAATCTTTTAATTAAATAAAAGTTGATGGTGGTGGGGGAAGGATTCGAACCTTCGAAGTGTGACACGGCAGATTTACAGTCTGCTCCCTTTGGCCGCTCGGGAACCCCACCCCGAAACTTTAACTTAATTTACTTAGGACTAATGGTGCCGGCTGCCGGAATCGAACTGGCGACCTACTGATTACAAGTCAGTTGCTCTACCTACTGAGCTAAGCCGGCCTGCCTAAGTGCTGCGCATTGTAGGATATATTACCCCCTCTTGGCAAGCAAAAAAAAACATTTTTATTTTGTTTGCTTAAAAAAAAAACAAAAAGCCCTTTTTAGGTATATTTTAGCATGAATTCGAACAAAAAAGCCCCAAATCTGGGGCTCTATTTTATAATAATATATTTTATTATATTACTTTTTCTTTGCTACTTTTGACTCAGTTTTAACTTTTGTCGCGCCTTTTGCTGCTGTTTTCACCGCAACATCTTCACTTATATCGCCAGTATCTTTATAAGCTCGTCCATAATATGTATCAAGAAGGATCTGTTTTAACTCTGCAATTAAAGGATAACGCGGATTTGCGCCAGTACATTGGTCATCAAATGCATCCACAGCCAATTGATCAACTTGCGCTAAGAAGGCTTTTTCGCTAATACCAAAATCTTTAATTGAGAATGGAATATCAAGCTCTACACGAAGCTTATCAAGCCAGCCAATTAGTTTTTCAACTTTCTTCTCTGATTTATCAGAAGGAGAGGTTAAACCTAAGTGATCTGCAATTTCAGCATAACGAGCTATCGCTTGAGGATACCCATATTGGCTAAAAGTACCTTGCTTAGTTGGTTTATTCGTTGCATTAAAACGCACCACATTAGAAATCAACATTGCATTAGCAACGCCATGTGGAATGTGGAATGCAGCCCCAATTTTATGTGCCATTGAGTGACAAACCCCTAAGAATGCTTGAGCAAAAGCGACACCCGCTAAGGTTGCTGCGCTATGTACTTTTTCACGTGCAATAGGATTTTTAGCACCTTCTTTGTAGCTAGCGGGTAAATAAGCTTTTAATAGGCTTAATGCCTGTAAAGCTTGTCCATCAGAGAATTCACTCGCCATAACCGAAACATAAGCTTCTAATGCATGAGTAACAGCATCATAACCACCAGCAGCACAAAGAGACTTAGGCATGTTCATCACTAAATTAGCGTCAACAATCGCCATATTTGGCGTTATTGCGTAATCAGCTAGAGGATATTTTTGGCCAGTCGCATCATCAGTTACAACAGCAAATGGCGTCACTTCTGAACCAGTTCCTGATGTTGTTGTAACACAGATTAATTTAGCTTTTTGCCCCATATTTGGAAAATGGCAAGTACGTTTACGAATATCCATAAAACGAAGCGCTAATTCGTCAAATTTAGTCTCTGGATGCTCATAAAGTACCCACATAATTTTCGCAGCATCCATTGGCGAACCACCACCTAATGCAATAATGGTATCAGGCTTAAACGAAATCATAGCATCTGTACCTTTGCGAACAACTGTTAATGTTGGATCTGCTTCAACATCAAAGAACGTTTCACAAATGATGCCTTGAGCTTCCATTTGGTCAGTAATTTGTTTTGAATAACCATTATTGAACAAGAATTTATCTGTAACGACAAATACACGTTTAGCACCTTGCTCAATAACTTCATTCAACGCGATAGGTAATGAGCCTCGTTTAAAGTAAATAGAACTTGGTAATTTATGCCATAACATATTTTCTGCTCTCTTAGCGATAATTTTTTTATTGATTAAGTGTTTAGGTCCCACATTTTCAGATACAGAGTTTCCACCCCATGATCCACATCCTAATGTTAAAGACGGCGCTAAATCAAAATTATATAAATCACCAATCCCACCATGAGCAGCTGGTTGGTTAATCAGTATTCGGCAAGTTTTCATTTTACTACCGAAATAAGCAATACGATCACGATTTGTGTCTTGGTCAGTATAAAGTACTGACGTATGACCTAACCCACCCATTTCAACTAATTTTTCAGCTTTTTCGACAGCATCAGTAAAATCTTTTGCTTTAAACATGGCGAGAGTCGGAGATAACTTTTCATGAGCAAATGGCTCGGATAAATCGACCTTAGATACTTCACCCACTAAGACTTTAGCAGCTGACGGAACTTTAAAGCCCGCTAATTCAGCAATTTTCGCGGCAGGTTGACCTACGATATTGGCATTTAACGCGCCTTTATCATTTAAAATAATCCCTTGTACAGCTTTGGTTTCTTTAGCATCAAGAATATAAGCACCATACTCACCAAGTAAACGGCGAACTTCATCATATACAGAATCAACAACAACAATTGCTTGTTCTGACGCACAAATCATACCGTTATCAAAAGTTTTAGACATTAATACCGAGGCAACTGCGCGTTTAAGATCCGCTGTTTCATCAATAATTACTGGCGTATTACCCGCGCCAACGCCTAAAGCGGGTTTACCTGAACTATAAGCTGCTTTAACCATTCCAGGTCCACCTGTTGCTAAAATTGCAGCAACATCAGGATGATGCATCAAGCCATTTGATAATTCAATTGAGGGTTCATCAATCCAACCAATAATATCTTTTGGTGCACCGGCTTTAATAGCTGCATCAAGTACAATACGAGCAGCTTCAATTGTTGAATTTTTTGCTCTAGGATGAGGAGAAAATACAATTGCATTACGGGTTTTTAAACTGATTAATGATTTAAAAATTGCTGTTGATGTCGGGTTTGTTGTTGGTACGATCCCACAAATAATACCTAATGGTTCTGCGATAGTTATCGTTCCAAAGGGTTCATTTTCAGCAATAACACCACAAGTTTTATCATTACGGAATTTGTTTAAAATATATTCTGCTGCAAATAAGTTCTTTATTACCTTATCTTCTACAATTCCCATTCCTGATTCTGCAACAGCTTGCTGTGCTAATGGTATACGCGCTGCGGCTGCGGCAGTTGCAGCGGCAACAAAGATTTTATCGACTTGTTCTTGAGTAAATGTTGCATAAATTTCTTGTGCTTTTTTTACTCTTGCAATTAGCTTATCTAACTCAGCTAAGTTAGTAACTGACATATGACTATCTCCTAGTTTTAATTTTTAAGTTTTAAGTTTAAATCTGGTCGTCTTTTTCAGTGATTACTGCATATTTTTATTATTTTATTTTATATTTAGACTGATGATACTATCCTAAATTAGTTTATGTTCCGATTCAATACTCATAACAAAACAGCGCACAATTTGTAAGGCAATCACAATTAATTCGATAGTTTATTTCATTCAATAGTTATAGAGGAAAATAACTAAATTTCAAGAGGGAAAAGTAATATTATTTTGAATAAATTTTTTGTAAAAATAAATCAGATAGATACAACAATAATTATATTGCTAGTCGCTATATTATTTTGATAATCTATCTAATACATAACTCACAGCAACAAAACCAAATGTCGCGGTAACAGTTGTAATAGCGCCAAATCCTGAAGAACAGTCCATTTTTTTAGGTCCTTCTGCTTGATTTTTAACTAAACAAACTTGGCCATTGGTAGTAGGATAAGTAAGTTGCTCGGTTGAATATACACAAGCAATACCATATTTTCCTTTACTATCTTTCGTTAGCTTAAACTCACCTTTTAATCTTTCACGTAACTTAGCCACTAAAGGATCTTGAACTGTTTTGGCTAAATCACTGACTTGAATTTTTGTTGGATCTTTTTGACCGCCGGCGCCACCAATAGTAATAATTTTTAATTTATTACGCCTACAATGAGCTAAAACAGCAGCTTTATCACGAACACTATCTATAGCATCAATAATAAAATCATACTTTGGCTGATCTCTAGTACCTAAGTATTCACAAGTATTAGTTTGGTTAATAAAATCATCGATACAACTAACATGACATTCAGGATTAATTTGTAAAATTCGCTCCGCCATAACGTCTGTTTTAGTTTGTCCAATATTTTGTTTTAACGCGTGAATTTGACGATTGGTATTGGTGATACAAACATCATCCATATCAATTAGTGTAATATGGCCTATCCCGCTGCGAGCTAGAGACTCAGCAACCCATGAACCAACGCCACCAATCCCGATCACTGCGATTTTTGATTGTTGAAAATTGATAAGCGCCTGTTCACCATAAAGACGAGCAATACCGCTAAAACGTTGATAATAAGTATTGGAAAAGGCATTATTCATAATAAGTAAAAAAGTCTGAATCCAGAGCGATTTGAGTTGGCTAATACTATCAGTGAAGCTTATTTGATGCAAATTTATCAATCATTGAGTTAGCTTCAAATATAATACTTAATTTTTCGTTAAAAAGTTGTTGTAAGATGTCATTATGGCATAAAAAAACCGCCAAAAGGCGGTTCTAATCAAATAGCAAAAGCGTCAGTTATTCGCTCCAACTATCACGAAGACCGACTGTTCGATTGAAAACTAAATTATTATCTTTTCCATATTTGCTATCTAGGCAGAAATACCCCTCTCGCTCAAACTGATATGAAAATTCAGCTTTACTATCACGTAAACTTGGTTCAACAAATCCTTGTTTTATCAATAATGACTCTGGATTTATCGTCGCGAGAAAATCATCTGCCGCACCTGGATTTGGCGTATTAAATAAACGATCATATAAACGAATTTCTGCAGGTAATGCAAATTTAGCAGATACCCAATGAATAACGCCTTTAACTTTTCGTCCATCTTCAGGATTTTTGTTTAGCGTTGCCGGATCATACGAACAATAAATCGTTTTTATCTTACCTTCATCATCTTTTTCAACGCGATCAGCTCGAATGACATAAGCATTACGTAAGCGTACTTCTTTACCTAATACTAATCGTTTATAGTTTTTATTCGCTTCCTCACGAAAATCAGCACGGTCAATATAAAGCTCACGCGTAAAGGCAACGTCGCGTTGACCGAGTTCTGGGCGATTAGGATGATTTGGCATCATAAGAATTTCATCTAATGACTCAGAAAAATTTTCAATAATCACTTTAACTGGGTCGATTACTGCCATCGCACGTGGTGCATTTTCATTAAGATCTTCACGTACACAAAATTCCAACGCACTCATCTCAACAGTATTTTCTTGTTTAGTTATCCCAATTCGTTGGCAAAATTCGCGAATTGAAGCAGCAGAATAACCTCGACGTCGCATTCCTGATACAGTTGGCATTCTTGGGTCATCCCAACCATCAACAATTTTCTCAGCAACGAGTAAATTTAGTTTACGTTTTGAAGTTATGGCATATTCTAAATTTAGGCGCGAAAATTCGTACTGATGTGGACGAGAAGAAATCGTTATATTATCTAGCACCCAATCATATAAACGACGATTATCTTGAAACTCTAATGTACAAAGCGAATGAGTAATATTTTCTATCGCATCAGAAATACAATGAGTAAAATCGTACATTGGATAAATACACCATGCATCGCCAGTTTGATGATGATTAGCAAATTTTATGCGATATAAAACAGGATCACGCATTACAATAAATGGGGAAGTCATATCAATTTTAGCGCGTAAGCACGCTTTACCTTCCGCAAATTCACCATTTTTCATTTTATTAAATAATGATAAATTTTCATCGATAGTGCGATCACGATAAGGGCTATTTTTACCTGCTTGAGTTAGCGTTCCACGATGCTCTCGGATCTCATCAGCAGATAATTCATCTACATAAGCAAGACCTTTTTGGATTAGCTCAATTGCATAATGGTAAAGTTGCTCAAAATAGTCTGATGAATAACGTACTTCTCCATCCCACCGAAACCCTAACCATTGAACATCATGTTTAATTGATTCGACATATTCAACATCTTCTTTTACTGGATTTGTATCATCAAAACGTAAATTACATTTACCACGGTAATCTTGGGCAATACCAAAATTTAAGCAAATAGCCTTAGCGTGACCAATATGCAAATAGCCATTTGGCTCTGGCGGAAAACGTGTTTGAATCGTTTGATATTTACCTTCAGCCAAATCATTATCAATAATTTGACGAATAAAGTTTGTTGGACGAGCTTCGACATCACTCATAAAATCCCCTAAATCTCAATTAATATTGCTTGCTAGCATGTTTAAAACTATAGCGCGTGAATATAACAAATTTTTTACTATTCGTGAATGTTATTAATGACAATTCTCTTGGCTAAATAGAGATAAAGGCTCTACGCGGGTAAATTATATATTTTTTGTCTCAAAAATAATACTATTTGTTTTTCAATCAATTAAATATTATCAATTAGTTATGTTATAGTTTGTCTGTCAAAAATCATTATAATGAGCGCGCTTTTATTAATTAAGACGAATTGGACTCACTATGTCAAAAACAAAAGATCATAATTTTAGTCAAGAAGCAGTACCACTCTCTGCTAAAAAAGGCGCTATTTCATTAACATTTATTATGTTAAGTCTAACTTTTTTTTCTGCCAGTATGTGGGCAGGAGGAACACTAGGCACCGGCCTTACATTTAGCAATTTCTTTTTTGCTCTTTTTATTGGTAACTTACTGCTAGGAATATATAGCGCTACACTTGGTTACATTGGCGCAAAAACTGGATTTTCGACACATTTATTAGCCCGTTTTTCATTTGGGCTAAAAGGCTCTTGGTTACCTTCTTTTTTATTAAGTGCAACGCAAATTGGCTGGTTTGGCGTTGGGCTTGCCATGTTTGCTTTCCCTGTAAGTAAAGCAACTGGCCTTAATGAGTATTTACTTATTGGTTTATTTGGCATTTTAATGACTATCACTGTCGCCTTTGAAGGAATTAAAGCCCTTCTTTATCTATCAATTATTGCAGTGCCTGCAATTGGTATTTTGGGTTGTTACTCTGTCTGGATTGCTGTTAGTGATGCTGGTGGAATAAATGCATTAATCGATATAACGCCGACAAAGCCATTATCATTTTCTACCGCATTGACAATTGTTGTGGGATCTTTTATTAGTGCAGGGACACTTACCGCCGATTTTGTTCGTTTTGGTAAACATGCCAGGCATGTCTTTA from Orbaceae bacterium lpD04 encodes:
- the codB gene encoding cytosine permease produces the protein MSKTKDHNFSQEAVPLSAKKGAISLTFIMLSLTFFSASMWAGGTLGTGLTFSNFFFALFIGNLLLGIYSATLGYIGAKTGFSTHLLARFSFGLKGSWLPSFLLSATQIGWFGVGLAMFAFPVSKATGLNEYLLIGLFGILMTITVAFEGIKALLYLSIIAVPAIGILGCYSVWIAVSDAGGINALIDITPTKPLSFSTALTIVVGSFISAGTLTADFVRFGKHARHVFIIIILSFLVGNSLMFIFGAAGAASVGQADISDVMIAQGLLIPAIIVLGLNIWTTNDNALYASGLGMSNITGLSSKTMSMMNGIIGTLCAVWLYNNFVGWLTFLSTAIPPIGGVIIADYFINKKHYQSLVNGSRRKVNWVAIIAVAIGIFCAKLLPGVVPINSVLGSAISYIIINSFERRIKVSRGLK